Part of the Verrucomicrobiota bacterium genome, TGAGGCCATCTCCCGCACCTACCAATCCGGGCAGGTCGACCTCACCGTTCTCTCCGATGTTCAGCTCAATGTTCCTCAAGGCGAACGTCTTGCCATCGTTGGCCCATCCGGAAGCGGGAAGACGACCCTGCTCGGCCTCTGTGCCGGACTGGACCTGCCCACGACTGGAACGACCCGTTTGCTGGGAACCGACATTACCGGACTCAACGAGGACGAGCGGGCCACGTTTCGCGGGGAAAATATCGGGTTCGTTTTTCAAAACTTCCAACTCATTCCCAGCCTCACCGCTCTCGAGAACGTCATGGCGCCGCTCGAACTGCGCGGCCTCAAAGACGCCGATTCCAAAGCTCGAGAGCTCTTGGAGCAGGTTGGCCTCAATGAGCGACTGGACCACTATCCGATCCAGCTTTCCGGTGGAGAACAACAGCGCGTCGCGCTGGCCCGCGCCTTCATCAACGAGCCAAAAATTCTCTTCGCCGACGAGCCGACGGGCAACCTCGACGGCAAGAATGGCGAGCACATTGTCGATCTCCTTTTTGGTATGAACCGCGACCGCGGAACCACCCTCGTTCTCGTCACCCACGATCCTGATCTGGCGTCTCATTGTGATCGAACGGTCCGCATCCAGGACGGTCGCATCCAAAGCGACACCAACAACTGATGATGGGTGGCGAATGGAAATTTGCCG contains:
- a CDS encoding ABC transporter ATP-binding protein; this encodes MQPTTEKPPALQLEAISRTYQSGQVDLTVLSDVQLNVPQGERLAIVGPSGSGKTTLLGLCAGLDLPTTGTTRLLGTDITGLNEDERATFRGENIGFVFQNFQLIPSLTALENVMAPLELRGLKDADSKARELLEQVGLNERLDHYPIQLSGGEQQRVALARAFINEPKILFADEPTGNLDGKNGEHIVDLLFGMNRDRGTTLVLVTHDPDLASHCDRTVRIQDGRIQSDTNN